The nucleotide window AGAAAGCCGGGTGTCGTCTTTCCAACGAATAGATGCGCCAACACTTTATCGTTCGCATCCATCAACTTTGCTTCGACACCGGTGCTGTCCACCTCAAATTCTGACTGCTTTTCTGGGTTATTGGAGACGCGCTGTGTGTTTTTGAATTCGGCTACCTTGGACAGCAATTCTGTGACACCTTCGCTATCGGCAGGGTAGTTGTCCATAGAGGCTACAACCCAGTCGCTTTCGTCCTGTTTTGAAAGCGTTGTGGCTTCACCGGTGGCGGTGATTTCCATTTTTACAACCTGTTCTTTATTGAAGTTTGGAAACAGCGGGGTTGCTGTCTCAACCTTCTTTTCGTACGCGCTCTGCTCGAACGGGTTCTCAAAGAGCAGGACGATGACTGCCAAAACCACAAAAATAGCACCTAAAATAAGAAGTTGTTTCGTTTTCATTTTTTTACACAGTCCCGTAAGTTTCTACCAACCTTTTTGCCCGCCTTTTCAAGAAATATCGGAGGAGTCCGAAGACAATAACTATCAGTGGAACACCCACAATGCATAGGTACTTAATAAAATTTTTCTCAATCTCAGAAACTTCACGCAAGGGTCGATCCGTGATCGTGTGTGAACGGATACCGATAAGCGCATCACCGAGGGTCAACCAATCCACAGTGTTTAAGAAGAAGTTAACGCCATCCGGACGCAGCTGCGTCAAGAATTGCGCCGTGCCAACTACAACAATTTGCGTCTGTTCACTTTCGGTCTTCGTTGTCCGTGCATCTGCATCTTGTGCAGGGGTAAGTGCCTGGTCGTCTGATGCGTTAGCCTCGTCAGCAGCGGTTGGTACAGGCGGAATCTCTTTATCGGTATAGAAACTCTTGAACTTTCCTTCCAAAGCGACAGCGACAGTATAGGCTTTTGACTCGGCACTCGGAAGTGGCGCGTTCGGCATCAGGTTATAGTAGCCTTGAACGCTCTGCCCGGATTCCCCAGTTTTTGCCAACGACGTTGCAGTGATACCTTCCTTTGACACGATCTCTAAGGAACTCGTCCACGGTAGCGTCAACACTTCCAATTGGTTCGTGATGCTGTGTTCCTTTGAGAAATTCGGTTTAACAATTTTAACGAAATAGGGATAGGGTTGAATAACGGTCATAAACCCTTGTTGGAAGCGTGCGGTATCGTGGAATCTGGTGTCGAGCAGGAGATTGTTACCGAGTTTTACACCGTAGTGCTCCAAGAGGTCATTCAAACCGGTAATCAGCGGTGTGGCTTGCAATGTACCCGGTTGCATTTGAATAGGATCGACTAAAAAGATTGTTCTGCCGCCGCGCATGATAAACTGATCGAGTTCATATTTATCGCGTTCCGTCAAGGGTTGCTGGACACCTGCGACAACCAAGGTCGCTACAGTGTTGTCAACGGCTTTTCCGTCTTGGAAACTGACAGGTGTTAGATTATATTGCCCTTGCCCGTTTTTATCCAAAAGTTGGCGGAACTGTTGATAGTTTTGCGCATTGATATCGAATTCGCCGTGACCTGTCAAAAACCCGACCGTCTTAGCCTCTTTGGTGGTAACTTTGAGAATCGTAGAGGTGAGTTCATACTCCAAATTAGCAGTTGATCGCACAACGGGTAGGATCTCCTCTTTACCGCTGTAACCGATAGAGATCCCCATATAGACGTTTGCAATTTCTGCTTTATCTTTTCTCACGACATTGATTTGGACTTCAGGAATACCTTTAAAACGAAGTTCCTGTTTCTGAGCGTCATCGAATTCAGCGGGATTCACAAAATCGATCTGCAGTTTTTTAGAGAATGCGTTGTACTCCTCCAATACATCCCTAACATCACGCCGGATTTGCGCGACTTCCGCGGGGTTTGTCGAGAAGTAGGCGGTGATTGTGACAATATCATCTAACGTGTCTAACACATTTCTGGTGGCTTTTGAGATTGTATAACGCTTGTCCTCGGTGAGGTCCGCTCGAATAAAACGACGCGTTGACAGGAAATTGATCAGCGCGAGGATGCCGAGAATGATCGCTACAAAAGCGAGAGTGTTTCCACCGTATTTGATTCGTTTATTAACCAAAACAGGTTAGCTCCTTTATCCATCAGGTCACGGCACAACGGCGTGTGCCTACTACTTTTAACGCCATTTGCGGCTTTCAACCGACAAGGTACTTAGATAGAGAAAAAAACCGATGAGCGACAGATAATAGATGATGTCGCGAGAATCAAGGACACCCCGAAGAATGCTACTATAATGTGCTCCGAGACCCAGGTAACTGAAAATCGGATACAACCAATTCGGCGCATTGAAAAGCACGATGTCCTCACCGATGATGAGTAACACAAAACAGACAGTAATCCCAAAAATAAAGGCGATAATCTGATTTTCGGTCAATGTTGAGGTGAAAAGTCCAATTGATATATATGCCGCACCCATCAATAGGAGCCCGAGATAACCCGTGATGAGTGTCCCACCATCTGGATCCCCAAGATACATAACTGAAAGCGGGAGAACAAGTGAGAGTAGCACTGTTACGGTAAGGAGTGCGAGACTCGCCAAGAATTTTCCGATGACCACTTCGTAATCTTGAATGGGGAGTGTCATCAGAATTTCTACCGTACCGAGTTTCTTTTCTTCTGCCCAGAGCTTCATCGTAACAGCAGGGATGAAAAAGAGGAAAATCCACGGCATTAACCCGAAGAAACCGCGCATTTCAGCTTGGTTACTAAAAAAAAAGCTCCGAAAAAAGAGCCATGCAGAAATGCCGAGAAAGAATGTGATGAAAATATACGCAATAGGCGAATTGAAGTAACTTCTAAATTCCTTTTTGAAGATGGCTGTAATGTTCGTCATGATCTTTCGTAGCAGGGCGATCGGTTATCAGTTTTCAGTAGGATGTGGAGGCTATAAATATTGTCACCCACCACAACGCGCTGCTGACCGCTGACGACTGATGGCTATTTTGCTATGCTTGTTCCTTGTCTGTTAAATTGAGGAAAACATCTTCTAAATCTATTGATTCTTGACGGAGTTCTGTGAGACTCCACCCGTTCTTCACAACGACGTGAAAAAGAGCTTCCGCAGCGTCGCTATCCTGAGCAGCGTGGATTTGATACCCCACGATACCGTCATCTGTATCAACATGGCTCCATTGCGAAACAAACTCTAACTCGTTGAGTTCAGCTTCAATCGCTTCTTGTGAACCTCGAATGGCGATATGCACAATTTCTTCGCCTTTTGCCTGACTGGAGAGTTCCTCCGGTGTGCCGTTTGCGACAATCTTCCCGTTGTGGATAATCAGGATTCGGCTACAAGTGGCAGAAACTTCAGGCAAGATGTGCGTACTAAAGAGTACCAGTTTTTCCTGTCCGATGTTTTTGATGAGGTTACGGATCTCAATAATTTGGCTTGGGTCTAACCCGGAGGTAGGTTCATCTAAAATCAGGATAGGCGGATCGTGGATGAGGCTTTGTGCCAGACCGAGACGTTGCCGGTAACCTTTTGAGAGTTCTCCGATGTCTTTTTGAATAACATCCTCAAGCCCGCAGATATCTATAACCGCTCGGGTCCGTTCCTTCCGCTGACTTTTTGGGAGGTGTCGCACCTGCGTCATGAAGTTCAGGTATTCGATGACACCCATGTCGGCATAGAGTGGCGCGCTTTCAGGCAGATAACCGATCTGTTTCCTAACTTCAACGGATTCCTCAAATACATCGTATCCCGCGACGGTGGCACTCCCAGCATCAGCGGAGAGATAGCACGTAAGGATTCGCATCGTCGTGGTTTTCCCAGCACCGTTGGGACCGAGGAATCCCAGTACTTCGCCTGCGTGTGCATCAAACGAAACCTGATCGACAGCAACCGTCGTACCGTAAGATTTTGTAAGTTCTCTAACTTCGATCATTTTTTTAATTACGGGCACGTTATTCGTTTTTCTCCGTTGTCGGAAAATCGGTTCCTTTTATAGTAAAATCCGAAAATATGTTTACAGTTCGTCAGGAAACAAGAACCCCACCACCGCTGGCGAGGTTTGTAACCTCGCCCTTACACCACCGCTGGCGAGGTTTGTAACCTCGCCCTTACGTTAGTGTATAGATAATTACGGGTTTTACCATAAAGTTAGTTCCCGTGTTTTTTACGGGAGAGTCGAGGGGCATAGACCTTCCAACGTGCCTCAAAAAAGTAAGATTGTATATTAAAATAATAGCATAGAATTCGCCGAATGTCAAGAAAAAATGAATATTAAAGTCGGCGTGATTCAAGTAGAGCAAAACTTAAATCCAACTATACACCGCCGACCTCAGCACAAGGCTCAGTAGAGGCCAGAAACACCCCATCAACGCTTCACCTAATACCAATCCGATGAAAAACGGCACCGCTTTCCGATATGCATTGATACCGCCATGTTTCAAAATGAGCCACTTTGTTACCATCGCAAGAAACAGCGGAAACCAGATGACATCTGTTGTTCCTGGGGCAACACCGATGACATACCCTGCTGGATGCAACGGACACCACACAAAACGTGAGCGCAGAAATATGATACCTAAATTCGCTGCAAAGGCGAATCCTAACACCGAAGTCGCGAGCCAATCTGTCGGTTTTGGACTCACTAACCACGACGAAAGGAAATTGTATGTATCCGCGCCACCAGCATGGATCTGTTCGGAACCTGCAGCCACACCTTCACTATAGATTGCATACGGGTAGAGAATTAGGCTTGATAGGATACCCACAAGGCTCGCGATGACTAATACCCCAAACATCGTTCGGTTTCGGATGCCAGTGCGCTCTGCGAGTTTAAACGCTTCGAGTTGATCCGGCATCGGATGCGTACGAAAGGAGGCATAACTTGCACCACTCAACCAATTCATCAATGAGAGCATTGTCAGATTTCCCGCACGCAAACGTCGAGTGCCAAGCAGTGAAATTATCATATATTGCGGTGTGAGATAACCGATCGCATGAATTGGTGGACCTAATTCCGCGCGCATTCGCGTTAAACCAACCACAATCATGAGATAGACACTGATGAAAATTGCAAACGCCCAGAGCGTCATTCCGTTGTGAATACAGAAAGCTGCTAATAGAATCAGACATATACCTAACGTAATAATGGCACTACGGTGTGAAAGTGCCTCTGTTTGGGACTCTGTGCGATTTGGATGAACGACTTGTCTCAGCACGGATGCAAAATGTTTTCGTCCGTGCCAACACGCAATCGCAAGCAGCGCAAGTAATGCCCCTGCACCTTGTTCCCCTAAAAACGGGTAACCCGGCAATGATGAAACACCCACAGCACTTCCAGCGAGTAGCTGGACTTTCTTGAATAAATAGAAGAAGGTACATGAAAACGCTAAATCCAAAGGTAAAATAAACGAGAAGCCTATGAGGTACGGATGAAACCTGAGCGGTGTGCTACCCATTGCACTCCACGGTTTCTGCGTGAAGTAGATATTGAGGTTGTATTTTCGGACTGGGATCTCTGGAAGAATAGGATAGAAGAACTGGAGTCCGTTAAGTAGGTTGATGCCCATGGCTATCCCGAAGCCGATCCAGAGCAAGCGATTACTGAAGATGCGCCGGTTGGTCGTAATTTCAAGCGGGATCTGAATAATTGGATACGCCAGTTTTTCATTCTCAATCCACTGTTTGCGAATGATGGAGGTCAAACATAAAAAAATCAGCATTAGTAGGAAAATAACCACCGACCAAGAGAGGATCGGCATAATCCAATGCTGAACATAACCCTCTGTAAAAAAGTTGACCTCGCCTTCATAGAAATCGTTGACCGCTTTCGGGTCCTTGACCACAAGCCATTCCGGGAGATAGTGAAACAGCAGTGCTTCCCAATCGTTTTCAGGCGTAGCAAAGCGGAAGGCATAAGGGATGAGTCCCATTAAACGTGGAATGCAATCGTGTCCTGAAAAAGCACTCCCCACAGCAAGCATGCTGTAAACCACAAGTAGGTCGCGCGGTTGTAAAGCCACGCGTGGAAAGATACACCGCACACCCATGTTCAGCAGCGTCATCGCTAAGATGCCGAACATGACATTGACAGACATTGCAACCGTTGTCAGGTGTGCAGTATGCCAAATCATCTCTACATAAGCTATCCAGTAGCTGTTGGCGATAATCAAGACGGTGCCAATCAGCACTGCGCGTTTCGCGATTGCCTGTGAGGATTGCGTGTCTGTAGTTTGCATATCTTTAGGAGAAGAACGGTAGCAATTTTATTTTCACTATGAGGGATGTGGTTTCTAATCCGTTTGGGGAGCTTTGTTTGTACTTTGTGCGTTGGTGGTGAGGTTTCAAACCACACCCATAACTGTCAATTTTAGAAAAAATAACCGTTGTAGTCCCAGGTCCGGTAAGGTTTTTGCTTGGGTGTTTCTTTACTGTTTCCCAACCGCACCGGACCTGACCCACAAATAGTGTATGCCCAAAAACCCCTCTTTAGTCCCATAGGGTTTATTTGCTTGGGTGTTTCTGCGGATTTCTTCAGCATCTCTATAGCAGCATGTCTGAGCAAAGATCCAGATTTTCCTGTAAGGGTGACATAGTTATTACGCTAATTAACTTCTGCCCCTGACATCTGCTCCAATGCCAACATCAGTGCTTGCGTGCCGAGTCTGCCGTGTCCTTGTGCTTGCACTGCCGTGTAAAGTTGATGCACTAAAGCGAGTCCGGGCAGACTTAAATTCATCTTACGCGCTTCGTCTAAAGCGATGCTCATGTCTTTGATAAAATGCTCTACAAAGAAGCCTGGATCGAAGTTACGCTGGAGGAGTCGGGGTGCTAAATTATCTAAAGACCAGCAAGCGGCAGCACCACCACTAATTGATGATAACATCGTTTCCAAATCCAATCCGGCTTTATAACCGTAGAGCAATCCTTCACAGACCCCGATCATTGTCCCGGAAATCGTGATTTGGTTACACATTTTGGTGTGTTGTCCCGCGCCCGCACCACCTTGATGGACGATGTTTTTGCCCATCGCTTCAAAAAGTGGCATAACGGCTTGAACGGCAGCTTCATCACCTCCGACCATAATAGAGAGGCGTGCCTCTCGTGCGCCAACATCGCCACCTGAGACCGGCGCATCTATCGATGAGACATCCTGCGCTTGTGCTGCGGCGTAAATCTCTTGGGCAAGGGAAGGTTCCGTCGTCGTCATATCAACGATGATACTTCCGGCTTTCGCTCCCTTTAAGATACCGTTGTCGCCGAGGTAGACCTCACGCACATCGGGTGGAAACCCGACAATCGTGAAGATGACATCGGATGCCGCCGCAACTTCGCTCGGCGAATCTGCCCACGCTGCCCCTGCCTCCAATAACGGATCAGCCTTGGCTTTCGTACGGTTGTAGACCGTCATCCCGTATCCAAGGTCCATTAGATGTTGGCACATCCAGCGTCCCATTACACCGGTGCCAACCCAACCCAGTTTCGTCGTTGTAGGTTCTATTTTCTCAAATGTAGTTCCCATAATTTCCCTTCTTTTGAATGATTAGGTTTTCAGGAAGTTTTGAAAGCAGGCAGACAGCGAAAACCGCTGTAGTGCTATCTTCCAACTTCCAAACTTCCAACTTTCCAACTTTCCAACCCACTTGGGAATGCAAAGTTTCAATGTTAATACTTAAACTTGCTTAGGTCCTTTTTTCGCTCTAAAATCCTTCGCTAATTGTAAACTAATAACAACACCACCAACAACGACCGCACAATAGATGGCAAAGAATCGCGTTAGCAGCACGAAGAGAGGTATCAAGTCTTTGAGAATCAAATTTTCCATCAATCCAGCAGTCACAACCTCTGCCACCCCACTTGCGCCGGGGCTTGGCGCGAACAGCACAACAAAATTGAGTAGCAACCCGATGACACTGAGTTCCCACAGCGTTGCCTCCCCATTAAGTGCTTGGACAA belongs to Candidatus Poribacteria bacterium and includes:
- a CDS encoding Gldg family protein, translated to MVNKRIKYGGNTLAFVAIILGILALINFLSTRRFIRADLTEDKRYTISKATRNVLDTLDDIVTITAYFSTNPAEVAQIRRDVRDVLEEYNAFSKKLQIDFVNPAEFDDAQKQELRFKGIPEVQINVVRKDKAEIANVYMGISIGYSGKEEILPVVRSTANLEYELTSTILKVTTKEAKTVGFLTGHGEFDINAQNYQQFRQLLDKNGQGQYNLTPVSFQDGKAVDNTVATLVVAGVQQPLTERDKYELDQFIMRGGRTIFLVDPIQMQPGTLQATPLITGLNDLLEHYGVKLGNNLLLDTRFHDTARFQQGFMTVIQPYPYFVKIVKPNFSKEHSITNQLEVLTLPWTSSLEIVSKEGITATSLAKTGESGQSVQGYYNLMPNAPLPSAESKAYTVAVALEGKFKSFYTDKEIPPVPTAADEANASDDQALTPAQDADARTTKTESEQTQIVVVGTAQFLTQLRPDGVNFFLNTVDWLTLGDALIGIRSHTITDRPLREVSEIEKNFIKYLCIVGVPLIVIVFGLLRYFLKRRAKRLVETYGTV
- a CDS encoding ABC transporter permease subunit — its product is MTNITAIFKKEFRSYFNSPIAYIFITFFLGISAWLFFRSFFFSNQAEMRGFFGLMPWIFLFFIPAVTMKLWAEEKKLGTVEILMTLPIQDYEVVIGKFLASLALLTVTVLLSLVLPLSVMYLGDPDGGTLITGYLGLLLMGAAYISIGLFTSTLTENQIIAFIFGITVCFVLLIIGEDIVLFNAPNWLYPIFSYLGLGAHYSSILRGVLDSRDIIYYLSLIGFFLYLSTLSVESRKWR
- a CDS encoding ATP-binding cassette domain-containing protein, with translation MPVIKKMIEVRELTKSYGTTVAVDQVSFDAHAGEVLGFLGPNGAGKTTTMRILTCYLSADAGSATVAGYDVFEESVEVRKQIGYLPESAPLYADMGVIEYLNFMTQVRHLPKSQRKERTRAVIDICGLEDVIQKDIGELSKGYRQRLGLAQSLIHDPPILILDEPTSGLDPSQIIEIRNLIKNIGQEKLVLFSTHILPEVSATCSRILIIHNGKIVANGTPEELSSQAKGEEIVHIAIRGSQEAIEAELNELEFVSQWSHVDTDDGIVGYQIHAAQDSDAAEALFHVVVKNGWSLTELRQESIDLEDVFLNLTDKEQA
- a CDS encoding NAD(P)-dependent oxidoreductase, with the protein product MGTTFEKIEPTTTKLGWVGTGVMGRWMCQHLMDLGYGMTVYNRTKAKADPLLEAGAAWADSPSEVAAASDVIFTIVGFPPDVREVYLGDNGILKGAKAGSIIVDMTTTEPSLAQEIYAAAQAQDVSSIDAPVSGGDVGAREARLSIMVGGDEAAVQAVMPLFEAMGKNIVHQGGAGAGQHTKMCNQITISGTMIGVCEGLLYGYKAGLDLETMLSSISGGAAACWSLDNLAPRLLQRNFDPGFFVEHFIKDMSIALDEARKMNLSLPGLALVHQLYTAVQAQGHGRLGTQALMLALEQMSGAEVN